Within the Echinicola sp. 20G genome, the region TAGAATTTTTAAAATTTTCAATCAAATAGTAACTAAATCACAATGAAATTATTTGACCAATAAAAAAATAACAAACTATTTTGTCTGATATTGAACCTTATCCACCATAGTCCCTTTCAATAATTTGATGGACTTGAAGATCAAGTTATAAACTGACTCCACACTGATCCCCATCATCTTGGCGATTTCTTGGTTTCGTAAGTCAGCAAAATAGCGCAAATAAATGGCTTCTCTTTGACGTTCTGACAAGCTGTGTATGGCATTGTGAAGCCTTTGATTGGACTCTCTTTCACCTTGCTGCTTGATTAATCCTTCCAGATAAGATGCTTCCAATAGGGCTTCTGGTGAAAAGGCATCCATGGATTCTTGCTTACGCAAATTGGTAAGCCTTCGTATAATTTCTCTTCTAAAAGCGGTAAACAGGTAAAATTTTATGGATTCCTGAATTTGGGTGACCTTTCTTTTATTCCAAAGATCCAGATACACATCTTGGATCACATCTTCAATCACCTCTTTGGCCTCTGTAAATTTGCGACCATACCTGAACAAATCCTTCGCATACAATTTGAAAGAATAGCCGAAAGCCTTCCGATCATCCGCAGCAATCAGTATCCATAATTGACCGTCATTTAATCCTTCATAATTCATTGCTTTTGGGTTTTGTTTCAGATCTTCATTCCTCTACGCCACAATCTGATTACAGATCATCCAGCTTAGCTACCATTCCAAAAACTTATAGCCATTGGGTTTTAGTAGCATAAACAAAGTTACTTTTACCTCAAAAAAAACCTCCCTGTACTTACCTGCTGTCCTGATATTCTACCAGTTAAAATCACTTGTGGCCGTAAAAACCCTTCAACTAAATCTCAATCAATCCATTTTGATTTCCATTCGGGATAATCTTTATCTAACACCCTTTCGGCATAATTGCCCAAATAACTATAACCTACCCGACGCTCATATTCAATTTCGGAAAGGTCATATTTAATTTGGCTGTCCCTGCCTACAAAAATGGGCTTTTGAGTATTGAGCTCATAAAACCGAGCCCATAGAGGTCTTCCTTCAGGATCCTCAATAACTTGAAGATCATATCCTTTTTCCAAACGATCATCTTCGACTTTGATGATTCGCTTTCCTTCGATTTTATGCTCCTCCAACCAAGCCACAGCACTTGAAATAGACTTTTTCACCCTTTCATTCGGATCAGGAATTTTCATCAAGTATTTCAAGATGCCCACGCTTTCTGCCCCACTAAGCGAAGCCAATTCAAACGCCCTTGCCTTGGCGGGCTCCAAGCTGTCCTTGTAATGCTGAGCACACCAAATGGTTAACTCGCCATCCAGGACTACTTGCGTATCCAAGATGATCTCCAAACCTTTATCAACGGCCGCTTTGGCCTTTTTTCGGATGGACACTTTAACAAAATCATAGGGACCATTTCCTTCTGAAACATCCCAAAGTAAAGACATCACGCCAAT harbors:
- a CDS encoding RNA polymerase sigma factor, producing MNYEGLNDGQLWILIAADDRKAFGYSFKLYAKDLFRYGRKFTEAKEVIEDVIQDVYLDLWNKRKVTQIQESIKFYLFTAFRREIIRRLTNLRKQESMDAFSPEALLEASYLEGLIKQQGERESNQRLHNAIHSLSERQREAIYLRYFADLRNQEIAKMMGISVESVYNLIFKSIKLLKGTMVDKVQYQTK
- the pelA gene encoding pectate lyase, which gives rise to MRRSILLLLINFSLLIQPLIAQTEKQVRWGEILRQPTSWYGSDEAQRIADNVLLYQHENGGWYKNIDMAQTLSEEEQKEILKAKTEPSGTTIDNGATFTQLRFLALVYDATKEKKYQSAFLRGIDYLLAAQYENGGWPQYYPIRKGYYEHITYNDGAMIGVMSLLWDVSEGNGPYDFVKVSIRKKAKAAVDKGLEIILDTQVVLDGELTIWCAQHYKDSLEPAKARAFELASLSGAESVGILKYLMKIPDPNERVKKSISSAVAWLEEHKIEGKRIIKVEDDRLEKGYDLQVIEDPEGRPLWARFYELNTQKPIFVGRDSQIKYDLSEIEYERRVGYSYLGNYAERVLDKDYPEWKSKWID